Genomic segment of Ruegeria sp. TM1040:
CGGCTGCGCCCACGATGATCAAAAAGACAACCGACATCCTGTCTCACTTTCTGCCCCAAGAGAGCCTTTGGTTTTGGCCTGTGCAGCTGCGCGTGTCGCAACCCTTTGCGGCCATAGGCTATCGCCGCCAGTGGAACGGCACAATGATGAGTGCGCCGATAGAGGAGACCACCGCGTTCCACCCCGGGGCGTTGAAACCGATGCCGAACATCAGGCGCAAAAAGAAAAACAGGAACGCACCGCCAACGCAGATGATGATCGATTGGATCACACCATTTTGCGTGAAACCGCTCCGCTCTGCAGCGTAGCCGATGATCCCGGCGATCACCACCGTGCCAAACAGAGCCAGCATCATTCGGCGTCCTGCGCGGTCAGCAGATTTGTGCCCTTGGCGAGCGTGAAGCCGCGCAGGAAGACCTCGCGGTCCTGCGCAGCTTTGCCAGCGCGTTGCAGCCGCAAGAGCTCCACTGCGCCGCTGCCACATGCCACGGTCAGCTTGTCATCAAGCACTGTGCCCACTGCGCCCGTGCCCTCGGCAAGACGCGAGGCGAGCACCTTCAGGCGCTGGCCGTCGACCTCAAACCACGCGCCCGGAAACGGGGACAGGCCGCGAATCTTGCGGTCGACCTCCTCTGCCGCGACGCTCCAGTCGATCTGGGCCTCGGCCTTGTCGATTTTGCTGGCGTAGGTCACGCCCGCCTCCGGCTGCGGCTCGGCCTTCAGATCCGGTAGCGTGGCCAATGCGTCCACAATCATCCGCGCGCCCATGAGCGAGAGACGATCATGAAGCGCCGCTGTGGTTTCCTCGCCCCCGATCTCGGTCTCCTTGCGCAGCAGCACCGGGCCAGTATCAAGCCCTGCTTCCATCTGCATGATGCAAATGCCGGTGTGGGTGTCCCCGGCCATGATCGCACGATGGATCGGCGCAGCGCCGCGCCAGCGCGGCAGCAGGCTGGCATGGATGTTGAGGCATCCCGCGCGCGGAGCGTCCAGAACCGCCTGCGGCAGGATCAGCCCATAGGCAACCACTACGGCAACATCGGCGTTGAGCGCGGCAAAGGCTTGTTGTTCCTCGCTCCCCTTGAGTGAGACCGGATGGCGCACCTCGAGCCCCAGAGCCTCGGCCCTGGCGTGGACCGGGGTTGGACGGTCTTTTTTGCCGCGACCTGCGGGGCGCGGAGGTTGGCAGTAGACGGCCGCAATCTCGTGCCCGGCCTCGACAAGAGCATCCAGTACCGGCACCGAAAACTCCGGCGTTCCCATAAAGATAACCCGCATATCGCTGTCCTTGTGCCGCAATCCGTTCCTGCGCAGACTTAGCGCAGGATGGACGCCACGACCAGAGCGGACGCGCTTGCGCGCCACATGATATGCCTGCCCCTCAACGGGTCAGGCGGTGCTTCCGGCGGAGGTATTTAAGAAAAGATGAAGTCGTCAGCGCGCGAGCTTACGGGCCTTTTTGACCAGCATGTCGCGTTTGACCTTGGACAGATGGTCGAAATACATCTTGCCGTTCAGATGGTCGATCTGGTGCTGCACCGACGTGGCCTCGATCCCAACAAAATCGCGCCGATCGATGACCCCATCCTCGTTGAGGAAGCGCACAGTCACCGCACGGGGGCGTTTGATCTTGGCCGAGACGCCGGGAAGGTTCGGGCTCGCCTCTTCGTGTTCACGCAGTTCGATCGAGGCGTGCAGGATTTCCGGATTGGCCAGCCGCACGGCCCGTCCACGCTCGCTGGAGCCGTCCACGACGGCGAGGCGCAGCATCACCCCGATCTGAGGCGCTGCGAGCCCAACACCGGGCATGGCTTCCATCGTATCGATCATGTCGACCCAGATGGCACGGATCTCATCGGTGATCTCGGTCACCTCTGCAGCCTTGGTGCGCAGTCGTTTATCGGGCCAGGGCAAGCAAGTGCGGGTCGTCATGCGGTCGCCTCGTTTTGAGAGAGATACTGCGCCTCAAGAAGTCGGCGTTCCTCGGAGGAAAAGTGATCGAATGTAACGCGTCCATCAAGGTGGTCATATTCATGCTGGATACAGCGGGCAGCAAAGCCATCAAAGGTTTGTTCCTGCGCAGCACGATCAGCGTCCTGCCAGCGTATGCGGATCTTTGTGGGGCGGGTGATCCGCGTGGAAAGTCCCGGGATTGAAAGGCAGGCCTCCTTGGCCAGTGTGGTGTCGTCGCTGCGCCACAGGACTTCGGGGTATATCATCACCACAGGGTTGCGCGGGCCCTCTTTCCAATCGACGTCCATCACGAACACCCGCTTCAGCACCCCCACCTGAGGCGCTGCAAGGCCGCGCCCGGGTGCGGCATACATGGTCTCCAACACATCGTCGATCAGCGTGCCAAGGTCTTCGGCAGCCCCCACCGGAGCACAGGCCGTCGACAGGCGCGGATCCGGCCATTGGACGATAGGCAACAGGCTCATGCGGTGCCGCGCGCGCGTTCGCGTTTGAGCTTTTGCATCTTGCGGGTGATCATCTGGCGCTTGAGCGGCTTCAGGTAATCGATGAAAAGTTTACCGTCGAGGTGGTCGATTTCATGCTGAACGCAGGTGGCCCAGAGGCCGTCGAATGTCTCGGTCTGCAGGTTGCCGTCCCGATCCATCCATTCGACATCCACCACTTTGGGGCGGGTCACTTCGGCATATTGCTCAGGGATGGAGAGGCAGCCTTCCTCGTAGACGTTGGTTTCATCCGAGGACGCAATGACCCGCGGATTGAACATCACCAGCGGGCGGGCGTCACCCTCGCCTTCCTTGACGCAGTCCATGACGATCAGCCGATCCAGAACGCCGATTTGCGGCGCAGCAAGACCGATGCCGGGCGCGGCATACATGGTTTCCAGCATGTCGTCGGCAAGCGCGCGCAAGTCGTCGGAAAGGTCCGGCACATCGGTGGCGATCTTCTTCAGACGCGGGTCGGGGTGGATCAGGATCGAGCGTTTCATGGGCAAAGGCTTTAGGCCAATCCCCGCAGGGCCGCAACGCTTCTTCGCGGCGCAGCCTACGGGAGTGGCCGAGCGTGTTTGTACCAGCACATTGGCGGGGCTTTGCAGCGCTCGCACAATCCCCTAGCTTCTGGCGCAATCACCACGGAGACAGATTTATGGATTTTGACAAGATCATCGACCGCCGCGGCACCCATTGCGCCAAATGGGACATGATGGAGCCTCTCTATGGCGTCACGCCCGAGGATGGGTTGGCGATGTGGGTTGCAGATACGGATTTTCCAGTACCGGAAGCTGTCTCGGCCAAGATGCGCGAAATGGCCGATCACGGCATCTATGGTTATGTGAACTGCGAGGCGCAGTACAAGAGCGCGATTCAGTGGTGGATGGAAAGCCGCCACGGATGGAGCGTGGATGCAGATGCGATCTTTACCACCACGGGTCTCGTGAACGGTGTCGGCATGTGCCTTGACACCTTCACCCAGCCCGGGGACGGCATCGTGCTGTTCACCCCGGTCTATCACGCTTTTGCCAAGGTGATCCGTCTTGCGGGACGTGAGGTGGTCGAATGCCCGATGGTGCAGGAAGACGGCGCCTACAAGATGGATTTCGACGCCTACGATGCGCAGATGACCGGCAAGGAAAAGATGGTCATCCTGTGTTCGCCGCACAACCCCGGTGGCCGCGTCTGGACCCAAGACGAGCTCACGCAAGTTGCCGCCTTCTGCAAGCGCCATGACCTGATGCTGATTTCGGACGAAATCCACCACGACCTGGTCTTTGGGGGGCGCAAGCATCTCCCCATGGCGGTGGCCGCACCCGAAATCAGCGAGCGCCTGATCATGCTGACAGCCCCCTCCAAGACCTTCAACTTTGCCGGGCTGCACACGGGGCAGGTCATCATCCCTGATGAGACGCTGCGCGAGCAGTTCCGTCGCCGCATGATGGCCATCTATCTGCAGGGCAATACGGCAGGGGAATTTGCAACCATCGCCGCCTACTCCCCGGATGGCGCGGCCTATGTCGAAGAGCTGGTGCCCTATATCGAGGCCAACAAGCGCCTGTTTGACGAAGCAGTGAATGCAATCCCAGGCCTACAATCGATGGAGCTGCAATCCACATATCTGGCGTGGGTCGACTTCTCCGGTACAGGCATGGAGCGCGAGGAGTTCACCCGCCGCGTTGAACAGGGTGCACGGATCGCGGCCAACCACGGCACCACATTTGGCACCGGCGGTGAGAGCTTCTTGCGGTTCAACCTCGGCACACAGCGTGCACGGGTCGAAGAAGCCTGCGAGCGGCTGGCAAAGGCGTTCTCTGACTTGCAGTGACACGCACATAAAGAAGGCGCGCGACGGGAAAACTGTCGCGCGCAACTTTGGGAGGGTCGCGATATTCTGGGTGCGGCTTAGGGCCAATGACGCGGCTGATGCGACGATGCCCTCAGTTGTCGCCGATATGCTGCTCGTGTCCCAAAAGACCCATCGGCGCATCCGGAGCGCGATAAAAATCAAGTGGCGCGCT
This window contains:
- the def gene encoding peptide deformylase, with amino-acid sequence MTTRTCLPWPDKRLRTKAAEVTEITDEIRAIWVDMIDTMEAMPGVGLAAPQIGVMLRLAVVDGSSERGRAVRLANPEILHASIELREHEEASPNLPGVSAKIKRPRAVTVRFLNEDGVIDRRDFVGIEATSVQHQIDHLNGKMYFDHLSKVKRDMLVKKARKLAR
- the fmt gene encoding methionyl-tRNA formyltransferase, encoding MRVIFMGTPEFSVPVLDALVEAGHEIAAVYCQPPRPAGRGKKDRPTPVHARAEALGLEVRHPVSLKGSEEQQAFAALNADVAVVVAYGLILPQAVLDAPRAGCLNIHASLLPRWRGAAPIHRAIMAGDTHTGICIMQMEAGLDTGPVLLRKETEIGGEETTAALHDRLSLMGARMIVDALATLPDLKAEPQPEAGVTYASKIDKAEAQIDWSVAAEEVDRKIRGLSPFPGAWFEVDGQRLKVLASRLAEGTGAVGTVLDDKLTVACGSGAVELLRLQRAGKAAQDREVFLRGFTLAKGTNLLTAQDAE
- a CDS encoding MalY/PatB family protein, with translation MDFDKIIDRRGTHCAKWDMMEPLYGVTPEDGLAMWVADTDFPVPEAVSAKMREMADHGIYGYVNCEAQYKSAIQWWMESRHGWSVDADAIFTTTGLVNGVGMCLDTFTQPGDGIVLFTPVYHAFAKVIRLAGREVVECPMVQEDGAYKMDFDAYDAQMTGKEKMVILCSPHNPGGRVWTQDELTQVAAFCKRHDLMLISDEIHHDLVFGGRKHLPMAVAAPEISERLIMLTAPSKTFNFAGLHTGQVIIPDETLREQFRRRMMAIYLQGNTAGEFATIAAYSPDGAAYVEELVPYIEANKRLFDEAVNAIPGLQSMELQSTYLAWVDFSGTGMEREEFTRRVEQGARIAANHGTTFGTGGESFLRFNLGTQRARVEEACERLAKAFSDLQ
- the def gene encoding peptide deformylase, with protein sequence MKRSILIHPDPRLKKIATDVPDLSDDLRALADDMLETMYAAPGIGLAAPQIGVLDRLIVMDCVKEGEGDARPLVMFNPRVIASSDETNVYEEGCLSIPEQYAEVTRPKVVDVEWMDRDGNLQTETFDGLWATCVQHEIDHLDGKLFIDYLKPLKRQMITRKMQKLKRERARGTA
- the def gene encoding peptide deformylase yields the protein MSLLPIVQWPDPRLSTACAPVGAAEDLGTLIDDVLETMYAAPGRGLAAPQVGVLKRVFVMDVDWKEGPRNPVVMIYPEVLWRSDDTTLAKEACLSIPGLSTRITRPTKIRIRWQDADRAAQEQTFDGFAARCIQHEYDHLDGRVTFDHFSSEERRLLEAQYLSQNEATA